One window of Athalia rosae chromosome 4, iyAthRosa1.1, whole genome shotgun sequence genomic DNA carries:
- the LOC105690023 gene encoding transmembrane protein 19-like: MASNYKNSDGTSKVLVPVLLCAFAIPVSMLFWIINLIYSVLTPDSEHNNDGYSVISPWRWLSAVLIPILFTGWGLKRKSLDLSGAFLGLFTGFVLTLSSYTHVACLMAFFFTSSKATHFRANKKRKLEQEFKEGGQRNWIQVLCNGGMATQLALLYLLDVGCGERPIDFDKDYRSSWLSIGILGAFGCCNGDTWASELGTVLGNTEPFLITTREKVPKGTNGAVTWIGLFVSLLGGLVVGLFNYIAILYTVDTIALQLAAPQWPIIIAGGCAGLLGSIIDSILGATLQYSGIDDNGRVVERPGKGVKHISGKQIFDNHSVNLLSSIIMALTLPRLANIFWP, translated from the exons ATGGCatcaaattataaaaatagtGATGGGACATCTAAAGTTCTAGTACCAGTGTTGCTTTGTGCCTTTGCGATACCAGTTTCCATGCTCTTTTGGATCATTAATTTAATATACTCTGTTCTTACACCTGATAGCGAACATAACAATGATG gATATTCAGTCATTTCTCCATGGAGATGGTTATCTGCTGTGCTTATACCAATATTATTCACCGGTTGGGGCCTGAAACGGAAGAGTTTGGATCTTAGCGGAGCATTCTTGG GTCTGTTCACGGGATTTGTTCTTACTTTATCAAGTTACACGCATGTGGCGTGTTTAATGGCATTCTTTTTCACCTCTTCAAAAGCTACTCACTTCAGAgccaataaaaaaagaaagttggaACAGGAATTTAAAGAAGGAGGTCAAAGAAATTGGATACAAGTATTATGTAATGGAGGAATGGCTACTCAATTAGCTCTACTCTATTTGCTGGATGTTGGATGTGGCGAACGCCCAATAGACTTTGACAAAGACTACAGAAGTTCTTGGTTATCGATTGGAATATTAG GTGCCTTTGGCTGCTGTAACGGTGATACTTGGGCATCAGAACTTGGTACTGTATTGGGGAATACTGAACCATTCTTGATCACCACAAGGGAGAAAGTACCAAAAG GCACAAATGGAGCTGTGACCTGGATTggacttttcgtttctttgttgGGAGGACTAGTAGTAGGGCTATTCAATTATATTGCAATATTATATACAGTAGATACGATAGCGTTGCAGTTAGCTGCACCCCAGTGGCCAATAATAATAGCAGGCGGTTGTGCCGGGCTTCTAGGTAGCATAATAGATTCGATTCTAGGAGCTACCTTACAGTATTCTG GTATCGATGATAATGGCAGAGTCGTGGAACGTCCAGGCAAAGGAGTAAAACACATAAGTGGCaaacaaatatttgataatcaCAGTGTGAATCTCTTATCAAGTATAATTATGGCTCTAACACTCCCAAGATTGGCGAATATATTCTGGCCCTGA